Proteins from a genomic interval of Eschrichtius robustus isolate mEscRob2 chromosome 9, mEscRob2.pri, whole genome shotgun sequence:
- the FAM229B gene encoding protein FAM229B: MPFRFGTQPRRFPMEGGDPSVGLEPGLSSRASCNGKELLPSRQLRRCPGNHCLTIADVPITVFATMRKPPAQSSKEMHPK, translated from the exons ATGCCTTTTCGGTTTGGGACCCAGCCAAGGAGGTTTCCAATGGAAGGGGGAGACCCTTCAGttgggctggagcctgggctgaGCTCCCGTGCTTCCTGTAACGGGAAAGAGTTGTTACCAAGCAG GCAACTCCGAAGATGCCCTGGAAATCATTGCCTGACAATAGCTGATGTTCCCATCACTGTCTTTGCAACAATGCGAAAGCCACCTGCACAAAGCAGCAAGGAAATGCATCCTAAATAG